Genomic DNA from Epinephelus moara isolate mb chromosome 24, YSFRI_EMoa_1.0, whole genome shotgun sequence:
ggtttttggtATGCACACATTAAAAAGATACACAGAAAATGACAATGAAACTAACAAACTCAAGACCTTAGGGTAGGATATAGCCCCATTTTGGACAGTTTCATCATACTGACTCAAAGTGACTACGAGTTCCTTCTAATGTACTTTTGATCATTATTCTTTAACATGGAACAAGGTTATGATTGGGTCCTGAGGATGATCTTGTcacattattatcactatttcAAGACATAGAAATATCCAATCTAGCCCTGTTAAGGAGTTTCTTGTCACTGCGTAGGACACAGTCCCATAGAAAAGCTCAGGGAAGCAACTCTGCACTGCTCTTTAATGGAGGTGTGAAAGCTAACCAGATGTGCTTTTGCCAAACCAACTAGTCTTCATCTGAACTTACTCTTTCACTTCTTCAGTAGTCAGctcttctccttttctctcatgGGCAAGTTTAATGCGTTGATCAAAATCTTTTATTTGACCTGAAAAAGGGTTGGTGTCCTGTCGCATGCGGTGATGCAGAGTGATGCTCCTAAAACCatgtaaaatatgtcagtattaGCCAGCAAAGATATTTCTTAAGACTGTCATCAACTGGTGTAGTAACAATACCTGAGCTCTGGCTTGGCACGCTCTTGGCGGAGTGACCTCTGGGAAAACTGAAGAGTGCAGTCTGGATAAGGGTAATCAAGCATCTCCACTTGTTGGCTGTAGACTCTGAGGGGCCTTAGTCTGTCTCCAAACCTCAACAAGTACTCTGTGTTATAACAGTAAAACATTGGTTATAACAACAGGAAGAAATGCAGCTGAAATTTCATCAGAGAAACAAAGTAACTTGCCTGCAACAACATCAACAGACTTGTTGGACGGGCCGCAGTAGAGAATAACTTGTTTCTTGTTCTCGTCCTTTGGGTCAACACATTTCCTTTGGTTCTTAGAGTTCAGCTCAAAGAAACAGTACACTATATACACACCTACTACTGTCTTTCCAGTTCCTAAGAGACAAATGGGAAAAATGGCTTAAGCCTTTGCAGAACATATGAAGCAACACGGTGAATATAAGTTCCAGCTCTTACCAGGTGGTCCCTGTATAAGTGTGAAGGTATTATTTAGAGCTTTCTCCACAGCAAGGTGCTGACTCAGGTTAAACTGTGGCAGTATATTTGGTAGCTCTTTCCTCATACTGTGCCACGTTGGTTTTACTGCAAGGACAAAATGACAAGTTGTTTTTtgcaagaaaaagacaatgcgTCTTCCATGTACTCAATTTTAGGTGTGACTCACATGGATACAAATACTTGAAATCTATGCAACTATTTACTGCTGAGTAATGGACATACCCTCTCTTGGAATGTGTGTTCCAAGTGCTATAGACGTGACAAGATCACATGCTGATGTAATGCTGACCACAGCATTTTCTTTCCGGCTacagaaagaaaagataaaacTGTACGTCAACAGTTGAATCAAAGGCTGAAAATGAAATTGTCTAACAATATGTCAGGTTAATGCCAATGcaacaaaaatgagacaaaaaatatgaaaagtcaaactgtaataaatattacattGGTACAGTCAAAGTGAACTACATTTGAACTTACATGTCGGGCAGGAGCTTTGGGATTATTTCAACTGTGAAACAGGTGTTTTTCTCAAAGACACAATCAGGTATGGTCTCCATTGCCAGGTGATTGACATAGAATTGCACTTTACTTCCTTCATTTGGAGGGTTCTTTTGTTCTTCTACTTTTCTTGTGACACCATGGGCTACCCATGTGAACTCTCGTGGGTCCACCAGTGCAGAATGTTCAGGGGCTGAAGTCAACTTCAAACCTCTTTTCCGTATGCACAGTAAGCACTTTGAAAGGTTACATTCAATGGCCCATCGACTGATCCATGCCAGGGGTAAGAAGAAGCTTCCTGTAAGTATGCCTGCCTGCTCTTGTTTGAAGTTTACCACCAGGTTCTCAATAACAATGCTGTCACTTTCATCCACTGCAGTGGAAGCAGATTCCATCTCACACAATGGTTTCCAGATCCGTTTATACTCCTCAGTGTCACTATAGAAAATCCTTGATGGATCATCTGCAGATCTGGAGAAGCATGTGATAGGACTGTGGACATGGTGCACACAGATCTCAAACTTTGGTTTAATGCGCACCAACTGAACAGCAGGCATGTGATAACCTCTTTTCACCTCTGTAGTCATTTGGATCTGAAGAGTGTCACCTCTCTGCAACTGAAGCTTGATGTCAACCTCATGCTCCGTTTGTTCCCTCTCATCCTCAAAGGTCTTGGAATGAGGCACTTCAGGTGATTGTGGcaggatgttttgtttttccagtcGCTTTATATCAGCGTTCATTGTGAGAGACTTTGCATGATCCCAGTTTTCTTTGTCAATTGCCTCAATAGTGGCTTTCCATATTGCCAATGGAAGCTCAACGCAGGGACCAAAGTCTGGCATTTTCAGTTCTTGGTGGATTTGCATGTTGTCAACTGCATAGATCCGCCTTTTCCATGTAAGAATGATGCAGTCATTTGCTTCATCATAAATTGGTTGGTCAAACAATTGTAAATCTTTGTACATAATCAATACACTCTCTGCAAACATGTTCTTGTTAAAAGGAAAGGCCACTGCAAAACTGTCTGTCTTGGGACTGACAACAAAGGCTAGCTTTGAAGCACTTTGTTTTCTCATGCTCACTGCGTAGGAGATCTGCTCAGCCTTTTGTTCATACTCTTTGGCACCCTTGAGTTTCTCCTCAAATTGACTGCACAAAGTTGCAATCTCTGATGATGTGTATTGGACATCCTTGTCACATATGATGGAGTGCAAAAGTCTCTGCAAGATGAGGTCCATGTACCGCCGTATTGGTGAGGACGCTTGTGTATAAGATCTTACATTCAGAGAATAATGCCCATCGCGTGCTTTGGTATAGGACTTGGAACAGATGATTTCAGCTTTACTACAACACCTTCTGAACTGATCAACAACTGGCTTGAGCTGAGGGTGGATGTCATCTGCAGCAATCAGGTCCACCATTTTGTCTATGTCATCTGCTCTTGCAGCTGACTGGATGTCTTCCCACACTTCTGTGAGTATGCGGAAGTTCTCACAGTTTGGGGCTTGTTCATCAACATCAACTTTGTGCCGCACATGAAAAGACAGTGGTATCAATTCTCCGCAGTTCTTCTTGAATTCGTCTATCTTTTCAGGATCTGGTTTTGCTTGACAGCGAAGGGGTGTGCAACGCCTGGTTTTCTCTGAACCAATCAAAGTCTCAGATGCAAGTGTATTGAATAACACACTCAGCTCTTCAATCATCAGATTGGCTTTGCGCTCTCCGGGCAATCTTTCATCATCAGGTTGAGAATAAGCCCAATCCACAAGTCTTATTTTCCTTTGAGCTTTTGCAAAACAATAAGCCACTGTGACGCAGTCTTCTACAGAGTGAAATTTAGGTGTCTCTCTGTATCTTTGAGAGATCATGTCCTCTGCCTCTTCATAAGACAACTGCCGCTTTGACTTGACCAATGACAGCTGGAATTTGGGTTTCCCAATGATCTCATGTGTTTTCTTGTTTACTGTGAACACCAATGAAACCACCCTGCGAACTTCACCAGACAGAAGACTGAAGTGCCCAGTGCTCAAGTCTTGGGGGAACATATGGATGGGATTTTGCTTACTGCAGTAGTATGTAGCACCAAGTTGTTTTGCAGCCTCATCTAATGGACCACCTAGACTCACAAAGCTTGCCACATCTGCAATATGGACTCCCAACTCATACTGGTCTCCAGTTTCCCTGACACTGATGGCGTCATCCAAGTCTTTTGCTTCTTTTGGATCAACAGTGAAAGTCACAATGTCAGTTATGTCGTGCCTGTGTGTCCTGTCTTCATCTTTGTAGGGGAGACCCTCGTATGTACATGTATTGGGTGAAACTTTAAATTCTTCATTCAGGATCTTTAGTCCATCAACCAAAGAACTTCCAATTGGCAGAATATCTATGACATTCCCCAGTGGAATAGAACAATGTTCTTTCCAGCAAATCACTTGCACCACAAATACGTTGTTTTGTTTGAGGTTTTCATCAAGACGCTCGTATGCTGCAATCATCCAATGTCCACTGATTTGCTCCCATATTGGAATGACGTTACGTCTCTTCTTGCTGATATGTATGCATACTTTAGGTGCAGATTTTGTGATGGGCATCATTGTCCTTTTGACAAATTTGCTTTCAGAATTCTGTCTTGGTTTGCTGTGATCCTCATCCTCAAGCAGGCACACAAGTACACGGGCTGATTCAGCTTGTTTAGTGATGCTGACCACTTTTGCTGTTTGTAAGACCACTTCGTCTCCAGTGAAGACCTTGCCTAGGTTTGCTCTTCCCTTGATGTTAACATGTATGGCAGGGTTATGAAATGGTATGACATAACCTCTGTTATATGACTCCCTGACAAACCTTCCTTGCTTGTACAtctctggttgttttttacacagCTCCAAAAGGTCTGTATCAGCTTCACTGTTATTGTACACTGATCTTGACTTGTGGTGGTCAAAGTCTTCAACTTTCAATCTGTCTTCATCTGAACTATATTCTGCTTTCTGTTCATATTCATCTTTTAACTCTTGAAGAATTGCATCACTGAGAGTGTTGCTCTCATCCACATGTTCAGACTTTTGAAACCTTGCAGTTTCCATAACATCTTTTTCGAAGAAATCTTTGGTGAAATGCTGTGGTGCGACACTGTTGTTGCTGATGCAATGGTCTATGTAGCTCTTCCAGACTGCAGAGCATTTCCCAAAGCAAGAGAGTGCAGCAGCATCTCCAACCACAACCACATGGGACTGAGCCCTAGTCATCGCAGTGTTTAACACACGGGCATCATTGAACAGCTCCAGACCAGGCAGGTGAGACGTTTTCAGGCTGTCACGTGTTTGTACGGCTGTCATTATGACTGCCCTGAACTGTTTGCCTGTTAACACATGAAGAATATGTTTATAATATAAAATGACTATAATATATGTGaaagataagataaaaaaaatgtttgaatagTCAGGTGTGCAGTTTAGCAATCCCTTATATCTAGCATAATGGGATAGTCATGCAGGAGTTCTTCAAGCTAAATCAAAATTACCTTGCACATTTGCAAGATTCTCAACATGGACTGCAGCAAGGTCTCTTCTTGAAAGGGCTGCCCTAATTTGCCGAACCTACAATCATAAGAAACAAGTAAGATATTTAAACTATTTTAACTTGGACCAtatataacaataacaatgcaaATACATTCATGCAGAAATCTTCACTGTATCAATGATGTAGTTAATATCTCTTTTCAGTCAGTGACAACTAAAAACTTTTGTTTTACCTGGGATCCCTCTGATAGAACACAGATTGAGCTTTGGTCCTTGGTCCCCCAGGTCAATGGCCAGTGTTTGAGAATCTCTTTCACTTCTTCAACCACTTTGGCAACCTCTTCTTTGTTATACCAAGACATAGACACAGTGTCCAAGAAACACCCTCCCCTAACATGGTGAAACTTTAGGGCACGGCCATTTGCAGGAGCCGGAATATTTCCAGTAGCTTTGATGACATCATTCTTACCAACGTAGAAATGGGTGGACACAAACTCCACAATTTCTTTGGTTGAGCGGTAGTTTTCACTGAAGATGATTCTGCTGTTCTGGGCAGCATCGCACTTTTGACCTTGATAGTAGTGGAACAAGCGATTAAGGAGTGTGTGATTTGAACGGTGATGATCATCAACTGAGAAAAGCTTGGGTCCCATCTGCATGTGATCTCCAGCCAAAACAACTCTGGTGTTTGGCCCAGCAAGAGCAAGAGCCATCAAGGCTTCACATTCCAGCATCTGAGAGGCTTCATCGATCAGTATGTGGGTGAAGTATCCCTCTGGGAGCTTTAACTCGTGAAAATTTCTCGCCATTGTCGTGGTGGTTATGACTATTTTGTGGTGATCTAGGGCAGCTTTTGTAGGTGGTAGAAAATACTGCCCATCTTCTGAAAGCAAACAGTACTTCAAGGTAATCTcatctgtggcaaacaaagcATTcccttgtttgtttgcttttattcGTATTGGCCTTGATCCATCATTTTTCTTGTTGATGAATGGATGCAAGTGGTCTCTGACGTACAGATCTGCAgaactgaaagaaaacaaaaatgtcaaggACAAAATTACCTGTTGGTATTGTTGTATTTAAACTTATTTACAACAGTCCAGCTTACggcccagacacacaaaaaaaatataaaaaaaacagtggtgaCAAAGGCCTTCCATCACCTCACGTTACCTGTGTCtaggccaaaaagttgcacttgaacaaaccacaaagactacagccaatggccaattagcatgtacattctgcacctgcatgagaggaaataactctccacaccagtgggcggtggtagtctgtattGATCATTCAAAAAAGGAACCGGATGACCAAAAGGGTagattcaagacgctagttagccattTAGCAACAACATAACCTGATGTTGACATAACAGGATATTTACTATGCGCCcatgaacaataacacaaacaattatgagCTGTTTccgctaaagagctcaatggctaaaaaaaaaaaatcatacctAATAACCTAATAAGTTTGTTTctatctcactccctcttgactttggCTCTTTGTTGGCTGTCcccacttccatttctcttctcataCGCTGacctgaactgccaatcagagtgatttctctcATGGATAGCCTCCACCATCTCTGACactgattcaacatgttgaattggcCAGAAAAAAAGCCAAGAAGGGCTGACATGGGCAGAGACAGGCTGACACAGGTCGACTAATGCCGACTTCGCGGGACGCGTGAAAAAAACTAGGGTGATAGATGCTCACCGATGGCCTGACCTATGGCCAACCGTCAGCTTTGTGTGTCGGGGCCCTTTGAGCAAGGAGCTTAATCTAGATTAACACTTTCATGTAGGGAGCACATGTTCATTTGAATCAAACAGTCAATGtcatttaacacattttcaaaaatatgtattaCCTGTTGGTGTGGGTGCAAATTAGCACTTTATTGTGAGGCTGCTTACAAAGCTCTCTGGCTGCTGTAGCAAGAGTGAATGTTTTCCCAGTTCCAAATGGTCCATAGATGAGGAGGGGTGCCACACATTTCTGGAGAGTTGAATTCCCTGTGATAAAGTCAATTGCTGACTGTTGCTTTGTATTCAGCTTCTCATAGCGTATGGTATTCACAGGAACGCCACATTTCTTAAGGTCTGGTAGCACTCGTTTTGTATCAGGGAGGAGGTCTATGGCCTTGTGCATGCTGCAGAAGTTGTGGCGATTCAGCTGAAACTGCACCTCCATCTGATATGACTCATTGCTTCTGAGTTGAAGACCAGAGCAACATTTTTCAGACAGttgcaaatacattttgttgtcaCTTGTTTTGTCTCGCAAAATGATGGCTTCATAGACCTTGGAGTTTTGACCACTGGAGGAAAGAGGTGCGATCAGGCCTGAGTGGATGCTTCGTTTTAGTGCCAGTCCCTCTGGGGTGTCTGGCGTGAGATTACAAGGAATCGAGACAGCACAGAACAGTTCTCCCCGAGGTGCAATCATCAGGCCAAACTTTGGACTGTTCAGCATATCCATTGTTGTAATTTCTCCACAAACATTTAGTCTGaagtaaataagaaaaaaaagcttaggTTTTGTAAATATGCACAAAATCCAAACATCATAAAAGGAAAGATAAGATgaaggaaagacagagaagCATATTACCTTGAAACAATCTGGTCCTCTGCCCGTTCCTCATTGTACAGGAACTGGTGCATTCTTTCTCTGTAGTTCTCATTATTCAGAGGTGTTTGGCTGTTGTGGGAGGATTTATACAGAAAACTAATCTGAGGAGGCTTGTACTCcttcaacagctcctcctgttCTTCTGTTCTGGATGTACAGGGGATGATAACCCTGTTCCCTCGATGCCAACGCTCAGCACTTTGAAAAGTGGCTCCATAGTTCACAGTTGTTTGTTCATTATCATCCAGTGACTGCTGGCCCACTCTTACTTTGAGTTTCTTCAAGAGCACTGGTCTCATGTCAAAATCTAACACTAACCACTGGTCATAAAGGCCTGGGTTGATAGATGTGAAAGACACGGTGATGTCATAAGTCATGTCTTCAGTGAGGAAGTCTTTCCCTGAGGAGTAGATGCAGGGCAAAGAACCGATGTCACCAAGGCTGAATGAAGCTCCTGGTTCTTGCTTAAGCAGCGCCACATGCACAAGCTGTCTCTGTATGTACAGGAAAATGGCAATTAAACACACTGTACAGGCTGTTCTAAGGCacagtttgtacattttcctattaaaagtaatgcaccaaaattcgtatATATCCCTCGTAATGATGAGTCAGTAATTCGTGCAAAACCCTTATTATTTTGGAAAGCTATGAATgcgtgaccaatgtgctgacgaGAGCAAAGAAGAAAGCAGCCCCGAGCGGTCCAGTTAGAAGGCAGGCTGGAGCAGTGGATGAGTCACAAAAACACCCTGGGACTTGAACCTGGAGAAGGGTTCGCGGCTAAGTAAGCTGTTAGCCTGGGGCTTAGAAAGCTTTCATACTGACACTTAAGCTTTatgccaaaacacaccggcagcGTATTTTTCCCCAACTCACTCTCTGCTTATAAATACCAGCTCccatagcagctctttttcaCTGCTCCTATGTCAGCTTGACTCCTCTTCTCATCATTGACGTTGTTACGGCCGCGGCTCTTTCCACCTtcattgtgtgtatgtgtgtttatttaagaCTAATTTTTCCCTCTGTCTGCTGAGCTGCCTGCACCTCCACTGGACTCAGAAACTCCACCCCCCCTGTTTTGATTGGTGCGGCCTCTGCTGCTTCTGACCGCCCAGCCCACAGCTCACCTGGGTCCCTGATTGGTGCGGCATGAGTG
This window encodes:
- the LOC126385428 gene encoding helicase with zinc finger domain 2-like isoform X1, which produces MPGRESKLAPLLSTYDLKLACAQCSVKEKEITYTLKPVSHQCARNLLLCKAKGGEKWRPVSRRPTFPNPSQYVSCYFFVEGSGCTHHRNRCTFARSDEEAAIWTFEKNHRLDHVLLCNLIAQSEKGSDLPDNSEPLGDLLPTLDLKAVCDLCSIKEKEITYKVQSLSHKCSRNLLLAKDKASNQWRPVSDRPRGGFFSRNVFYQVCNYFIEGSGCTQHGQGCTYARSYEEATVWNYVRDKGISKDDLIRLVTRSEPNSLTPESAAKSILQQFSGEFIEFCKECYHDRPQKLTTKRWNSTCSGDAAHTWDPVLVHHLSENSRKHIYSQVRPLPPKCQFKYCSHVRDGKPCWHQAGHCQSAQSEVEMVVWKVEHSGLSVRPHLLQLSRQEQTEPRQATIYCKVCLLNLSSPESFYKHCTSLEHAQLLSEDTTTKWRGRQPPHNHQSQFWLCDRPQTCEYGNKCPKAHSVEELQEWLMRAAEEKEIRHNIGAQGLMCYNERLLEEYKNSSNEVHIISEQVDDVSISCDEDLTVACEQINTTLKWNFQVETERQLVHVALLKQEPGASFSLGDIGSLPCIYSSGKDFLTEDMTYDITVSFTSINPGLYDQWLVLDFDMRPVLLKKLKVRVGQQSLDDNEQTTVNYGATFQSAERWHRGNRVIIPCTSRTEEQEELLKEYKPPQISFLYKSSHNSQTPLNNENYRERMHQFLYNEERAEDQIVSRLNVCGEITTMDMLNSPKFGLMIAPRGELFCAVSIPCNLTPDTPEGLALKRSIHSGLIAPLSSSGQNSKVYEAIILRDKTSDNKMYLQLSEKCCSGLQLRSNESYQMEVQFQLNRHNFCSMHKAIDLLPDTKRVLPDLKKCGVPVNTIRYEKLNTKQQSAIDFITGNSTLQKCVAPLLIYGPFGTGKTFTLATAARELCKQPHNKVLICTHTNSSADLYVRDHLHPFINKKNDGSRPIRIKANKQGNALFATDEITLKYCLLSEDGQYFLPPTKAALDHHKIVITTTTMARNFHELKLPEGYFTHILIDEASQMLECEALMALALAGPNTRVVLAGDHMQMGPKLFSVDDHHRSNHTLLNRLFHYYQGQKCDAAQNSRIIFSENYRSTKEIVEFVSTHFYVGKNDVIKATGNIPAPANGRALKFHHVRGGCFLDTVSMSWYNKEEVAKVVEEVKEILKHWPLTWGTKDQSSICVLSEGSQVRQIRAALSRRDLAAVHVENLANVQGKQFRAVIMTAVQTRDSLKTSHLPGLELFNDARVLNTAMTRAQSHVVVVGDAAALSCFGKCSAVWKSYIDHCISNNSVAPQHFTKDFFEKDVMETARFQKSEHVDESNTLSDAILQELKDEYEQKAEYSSDEDRLKVEDFDHHKSRSVYNNSEADTDLLELCKKQPEMYKQGRFVRESYNRGYVIPFHNPAIHVNIKGRANLGKVFTGDEVVLQTAKVVSITKQAESARVLVCLLEDEDHSKPRQNSESKFVKRTMMPITKSAPKVCIHISKKRRNVIPIWEQISGHWMIAAYERLDENLKQNNVFVVQVICWKEHCSIPLGNVIDILPIGSSLVDGLKILNEEFKVSPNTCTYEGLPYKDEDRTHRHDITDIVTFTVDPKEAKDLDDAISVRETGDQYELGVHIADVASFVSLGGPLDEAAKQLGATYYCSKQNPIHMFPQDLSTGHFSLLSGEVRRVVSLVFTVNKKTHEIIGKPKFQLSLVKSKRQLSYEEAEDMISQRYRETPKFHSVEDCVTVAYCFAKAQRKIRLVDWAYSQPDDERLPGERKANLMIEELSVLFNTLASETLIGSEKTRRCTPLRCQAKPDPEKIDEFKKNCGELIPLSFHVRHKVDVDEQAPNCENFRILTEVWEDIQSAARADDIDKMVDLIAADDIHPQLKPVVDQFRRCCSKAEIICSKSYTKARDGHYSLNVRSYTQASSPIRRYMDLILQRLLHSIICDKDVQYTSSEIATLCSQFEEKLKGAKEYEQKAEQISYAVSMRKQSASKLAFVVSPKTDSFAVAFPFNKNMFAESVLIMYKDLQLFDQPIYDEANDCIILTWKRRIYAVDNMQIHQELKMPDFGPCVELPLAIWKATIEAIDKENWDHAKSLTMNADIKRLEKQNILPQSPEVPHSKTFEDEREQTEHEVDIKLQLQRGDTLQIQMTTEVKRGYHMPAVQLVRIKPKFEICVHHVHSPITCFSRSADDPSRIFYSDTEEYKRIWKPLCEMESASTAVDESDSIVIENLVVNFKQEQAGILTGSFFLPLAWISRWAIECNLSKCLLCIRKRGLKLTSAPEHSALVDPREFTWVAHGVTRKVEEQKNPPNEGSKVQFYVNHLAMETIPDCVFEKNTCFTVEIIPKLLPDIRKENAVVSITSACDLVTSIALGTHIPREVKPTWHSMRKELPNILPQFNLSQHLAVEKALNNTFTLIQGPPGTGKTVVGVYIVYCFFELNSKNQRKCVDPKDENKKQVILYCGPSNKSVDVVAEYLLRFGDRLRPLRVYSQQVEMLDYPYPDCTLQFSQRSLRQERAKPELRSITLHHRMRQDTNPFSGQIKDFDQRIKLAHERKGEELTTEEVKEYKILLRDARTHELERHDIILCTCTQSSTPSLTKTVSARQILIDECAMATEPQALIPLVCNKPEKIVLIGDHKQLRPIVKNERVRKLGMAKSLFERYYTIHKNRAVMLDTQYRMHRDICEFPSQQYYEGKLNTGVEQPSSVLRVENKTMPIVFGDIRGKTISLVVSTAKGNENSKANQEERDKVIDIAEKLVQNAKIKQQSIAILSPYNAQVSEIRDKLKERNMGEITITTITKSQGSEWQYVIISTVCSLPSEEIEKEPDGAWLSKHVGFVGDPNQINVGITRAKEGLCIIGNQELLSCSRSWGKLLDHYKLHKAVTDADKISVYSAT
- the LOC126385428 gene encoding helicase with zinc finger domain 2-like isoform X2, translating into MRAAEEKEIRHNIGAQGLMCYNERLLEEYKNSSNEVHIISEQVDDVSISCDEDLTVACEQINTTLKWNFQVETERQLVHVALLKQEPGASFSLGDIGSLPCIYSSGKDFLTEDMTYDITVSFTSINPGLYDQWLVLDFDMRPVLLKKLKVRVGQQSLDDNEQTTVNYGATFQSAERWHRGNRVIIPCTSRTEEQEELLKEYKPPQISFLYKSSHNSQTPLNNENYRERMHQFLYNEERAEDQIVSRLNVCGEITTMDMLNSPKFGLMIAPRGELFCAVSIPCNLTPDTPEGLALKRSIHSGLIAPLSSSGQNSKVYEAIILRDKTSDNKMYLQLSEKCCSGLQLRSNESYQMEVQFQLNRHNFCSMHKAIDLLPDTKRVLPDLKKCGVPVNTIRYEKLNTKQQSAIDFITGNSTLQKCVAPLLIYGPFGTGKTFTLATAARELCKQPHNKVLICTHTNSSADLYVRDHLHPFINKKNDGSRPIRIKANKQGNALFATDEITLKYCLLSEDGQYFLPPTKAALDHHKIVITTTTMARNFHELKLPEGYFTHILIDEASQMLECEALMALALAGPNTRVVLAGDHMQMGPKLFSVDDHHRSNHTLLNRLFHYYQGQKCDAAQNSRIIFSENYRSTKEIVEFVSTHFYVGKNDVIKATGNIPAPANGRALKFHHVRGGCFLDTVSMSWYNKEEVAKVVEEVKEILKHWPLTWGTKDQSSICVLSEGSQVRQIRAALSRRDLAAVHVENLANVQGKQFRAVIMTAVQTRDSLKTSHLPGLELFNDARVLNTAMTRAQSHVVVVGDAAALSCFGKCSAVWKSYIDHCISNNSVAPQHFTKDFFEKDVMETARFQKSEHVDESNTLSDAILQELKDEYEQKAEYSSDEDRLKVEDFDHHKSRSVYNNSEADTDLLELCKKQPEMYKQGRFVRESYNRGYVIPFHNPAIHVNIKGRANLGKVFTGDEVVLQTAKVVSITKQAESARVLVCLLEDEDHSKPRQNSESKFVKRTMMPITKSAPKVCIHISKKRRNVIPIWEQISGHWMIAAYERLDENLKQNNVFVVQVICWKEHCSIPLGNVIDILPIGSSLVDGLKILNEEFKVSPNTCTYEGLPYKDEDRTHRHDITDIVTFTVDPKEAKDLDDAISVRETGDQYELGVHIADVASFVSLGGPLDEAAKQLGATYYCSKQNPIHMFPQDLSTGHFSLLSGEVRRVVSLVFTVNKKTHEIIGKPKFQLSLVKSKRQLSYEEAEDMISQRYRETPKFHSVEDCVTVAYCFAKAQRKIRLVDWAYSQPDDERLPGERKANLMIEELSVLFNTLASETLIGSEKTRRCTPLRCQAKPDPEKIDEFKKNCGELIPLSFHVRHKVDVDEQAPNCENFRILTEVWEDIQSAARADDIDKMVDLIAADDIHPQLKPVVDQFRRCCSKAEIICSKSYTKARDGHYSLNVRSYTQASSPIRRYMDLILQRLLHSIICDKDVQYTSSEIATLCSQFEEKLKGAKEYEQKAEQISYAVSMRKQSASKLAFVVSPKTDSFAVAFPFNKNMFAESVLIMYKDLQLFDQPIYDEANDCIILTWKRRIYAVDNMQIHQELKMPDFGPCVELPLAIWKATIEAIDKENWDHAKSLTMNADIKRLEKQNILPQSPEVPHSKTFEDEREQTEHEVDIKLQLQRGDTLQIQMTTEVKRGYHMPAVQLVRIKPKFEICVHHVHSPITCFSRSADDPSRIFYSDTEEYKRIWKPLCEMESASTAVDESDSIVIENLVVNFKQEQAGILTGSFFLPLAWISRWAIECNLSKCLLCIRKRGLKLTSAPEHSALVDPREFTWVAHGVTRKVEEQKNPPNEGSKVQFYVNHLAMETIPDCVFEKNTCFTVEIIPKLLPDIRKENAVVSITSACDLVTSIALGTHIPREVKPTWHSMRKELPNILPQFNLSQHLAVEKALNNTFTLIQGPPGTGKTVVGVYIVYCFFELNSKNQRKCVDPKDENKKQVILYCGPSNKSVDVVAEYLLRFGDRLRPLRVYSQQVEMLDYPYPDCTLQFSQRSLRQERAKPELRSITLHHRMRQDTNPFSGQIKDFDQRIKLAHERKGEELTTEEVKEYKILLRDARTHELERHDIILCTCTQSSTPSLTKTVSARQILIDECAMATEPQALIPLVCNKPEKIVLIGDHKQLRPIVKNERVRKLGMAKSLFERYYTIHKNRAVMLDTQYRMHRDICEFPSQQYYEGKLNTGVEQPSSVLRVENKTMPIVFGDIRGKTISLVVSTAKGNENSKANQEERDKVIDIAEKLVQNAKIKQQSIAILSPYNAQVSEIRDKLKERNMGEITITTITKSQGSEWQYVIISTVCSLPSEEIEKEPDGAWLSKHVGFVGDPNQINVGITRAKEGLCIIGNQELLSCSRSWGKLLDHYKLHKAVTDADKISVYSAT